From Pseudoalteromonas sp. R3, one genomic window encodes:
- the dapE gene encoding succinyl-diaminopimelate desuccinylase, producing MSETHSEVVALAKALIQRPSVTPEDAGCQAMLNERLSRLGFKVEEHFFVDTLNTWARKGTQGPHFCFAGHTDVVPVGNERDWRYPPFSGEIHDGMLHGRGAADMKGSLAAMVVATERFVARFPDHKGSISFLITSDEEGPFINGTTKVVDLLEARNEKIDMCLVGEPSSRDQLGDVVKNGRRGSLTGHLTIKGVQGHVAYPHLAKNPIHLATPALTELSTIQWDQGNAFFPATSFQISNIHGGTGAGNVIPGSLDIQFNFRFSTEVTAEQLKARVCEILDKHDLDYELHWTLNGLPFLTEPGPLLNVTLDAIKTVTGIDANPETTGGTSDGRFIAQTGCKVIELGPVNATIHQVNECVNAKSLDQLAEIYELILEKLLS from the coding sequence ATGAGTGAGACACACAGCGAGGTAGTCGCGCTTGCGAAAGCCCTAATCCAGCGCCCTTCCGTTACACCTGAGGACGCTGGGTGTCAGGCCATGCTCAATGAACGTTTAAGTAGGCTGGGCTTTAAAGTTGAAGAGCACTTTTTTGTTGATACGCTCAATACCTGGGCACGCAAAGGCACACAGGGGCCACATTTTTGCTTTGCAGGCCACACAGATGTTGTCCCTGTCGGCAATGAGCGAGACTGGCGTTATCCGCCGTTTTCAGGAGAGATACACGACGGCATGTTACATGGCCGTGGTGCCGCCGATATGAAAGGCTCACTGGCGGCTATGGTTGTGGCCACAGAGCGTTTTGTCGCGCGTTTTCCTGATCATAAAGGGTCGATCAGTTTTTTGATCACCTCAGATGAGGAAGGTCCATTTATTAATGGCACGACTAAAGTGGTTGATTTACTCGAAGCCAGAAATGAGAAAATAGACATGTGTCTGGTTGGCGAGCCATCGTCCAGAGATCAACTGGGTGACGTAGTCAAAAACGGACGCCGTGGCTCACTGACCGGACACCTGACCATCAAGGGCGTGCAAGGTCATGTGGCCTACCCTCACCTTGCCAAAAACCCAATCCACCTTGCTACACCGGCATTAACCGAGCTCAGCACAATACAGTGGGACCAGGGAAATGCGTTTTTCCCGGCTACCAGCTTCCAAATCTCAAACATTCATGGTGGCACCGGAGCAGGTAATGTGATCCCCGGCAGCCTGGACATACAGTTTAACTTTCGCTTCAGTACCGAAGTAACAGCCGAGCAACTCAAGGCCCGGGTGTGTGAGATACTCGACAAGCATGATCTGGACTATGAACTTCACTGGACACTGAATGGCCTGCCCTTTTTAACCGAACCCGGTCCGCTGTTGAATGTAACACTGGACGCCATCAAAACGGTGACAGGCATTGATGCAAACCCCGAAACTACGGGTGGTACCTCAGATGGCCGCTTTATCGCACAAACCGGCTGCAAGGTGATTGAACTGGGTCCAGTCAATGCAACCATTCATCAGGTTAACGAGTGTGTGAATGCAAAATCACTCGACCAGCTAGCTGAAATCTATGAGTTGATCTTGGAGAAACTGCTCTCATGA
- a CDS encoding M15 family metallopeptidase has product MIHLSTLASQACGLSTSHLVSYDHVFIHSAIRRDLCAMSEAAKQAGFTFNIASAHRDFHRQCLIWNNKVEGVRPVLDGKNEPVDLSLLTPQACVHAIMFYSALPGASRHHFGTDLDVYASNCLPAEQQLQLESWEYEQGGPFAEFNDWLSENLAEFGFFRPYQRYQGGVAAEPWHISHRLSATGMMKALSVETLATVLRSHDVADKHTILEMLPTLYTQYIDNICE; this is encoded by the coding sequence ATGATCCACCTCAGCACACTCGCCTCTCAGGCATGTGGCCTGTCTACCAGCCATCTGGTCTCGTATGACCATGTGTTCATTCACAGCGCCATCCGTCGTGACCTATGCGCCATGAGTGAAGCGGCAAAGCAAGCCGGATTTACGTTCAATATTGCATCGGCTCACCGCGACTTTCACCGTCAATGCCTGATCTGGAACAACAAGGTTGAGGGTGTGCGACCAGTGTTAGACGGTAAAAATGAGCCGGTCGACTTGTCTTTGTTGACACCACAAGCGTGTGTGCATGCCATTATGTTCTACTCTGCTCTGCCCGGTGCCAGCCGCCACCATTTCGGCACCGATCTGGATGTATATGCCAGCAATTGTCTTCCAGCAGAGCAACAGTTGCAGTTAGAGTCCTGGGAATATGAACAGGGTGGCCCTTTTGCCGAATTTAATGACTGGCTGAGTGAAAATCTGGCTGAATTTGGTTTCTTTAGGCCCTATCAGCGTTATCAGGGTGGCGTTGCTGCCGAGCCGTGGCATATCAGTCACAGGCTGAGCGCTACGGGTATGATGAAGGCGTTAAGTGTAGAGACATTGGCAACAGTGCTGCGCAGTCACGACGTTGCAGACAAACACACTATTTTGGAAATGTTGCCGACGCTGTACACACAATACATCGACAACATTTGTGAATAA
- a CDS encoding pyridoxal phosphate-dependent aminotransferase, which produces MIKITKSSKLNGVCYDIRGPVLSQAKKMEDEGTKVLKLNIGNPAAFGFDMPEDMHRDIIRNLSEAQGYCDSKGLYSARVAVYQHYQQKSLPNISVDNIFIGNGVSELIQMVTQALLNDGDEVLIPAPDYPLWTASVKLSGGKPVHYLCDEAADWFPDLADIRAKITPKTRALVLINPNNPTGAVYSKALLEGLIDIAREHNLLLLSDEIYEKILYDGAVHWSIASLCDDLPVITFNGLAKTYRAAGLRMGWMVLSGKVSAMKDLIDGLNMLASMRLCANVPAQFAIQQALGGVQSIDGLIQPGGRLYEQRQIAWQGLNDIQGVSCVKPMGALYAFAKIDTQHFNVKNDERMMLDLLREEKILLVHGRAFNWPQPDHFRLVFLPHMDELEPAMARMQRFFAHYRQQ; this is translated from the coding sequence ATGATAAAAATTACTAAAAGCAGCAAACTCAACGGGGTATGCTACGACATTCGTGGGCCCGTATTGTCGCAGGCAAAGAAAATGGAAGATGAGGGCACCAAAGTCCTCAAACTTAATATCGGTAATCCGGCTGCATTTGGTTTTGATATGCCTGAAGATATGCACCGTGACATCATTCGCAACCTGTCAGAAGCTCAGGGGTACTGTGATTCAAAAGGGCTGTATTCTGCCCGTGTAGCTGTTTATCAGCACTATCAGCAGAAAAGCTTACCTAATATAAGCGTAGACAACATATTTATCGGTAATGGAGTGAGTGAGCTCATCCAAATGGTGACTCAGGCATTGTTAAACGACGGTGATGAAGTATTGATCCCCGCACCTGATTACCCGTTGTGGACTGCGTCGGTTAAGTTGTCAGGCGGCAAACCCGTGCACTATTTGTGTGACGAGGCTGCCGACTGGTTTCCTGATTTGGCAGATATTCGAGCTAAAATCACACCTAAAACTCGTGCTTTGGTGTTGATCAATCCAAACAACCCAACAGGGGCTGTCTACAGCAAAGCGCTTCTTGAGGGGCTTATTGATATAGCCAGAGAGCACAACCTGTTGCTACTCAGCGATGAAATCTATGAAAAGATCCTTTACGACGGGGCCGTGCACTGGTCAATTGCATCTTTGTGTGATGATTTACCTGTGATCACTTTTAATGGTCTGGCGAAGACATATCGGGCAGCCGGTCTGCGAATGGGCTGGATGGTACTGAGTGGAAAAGTGTCAGCTATGAAGGACTTGATAGATGGTCTTAATATGCTGGCATCGATGCGACTGTGTGCCAATGTGCCCGCGCAATTTGCGATCCAGCAGGCATTGGGTGGGGTACAGTCTATAGACGGATTGATCCAACCCGGCGGACGCCTGTATGAGCAACGTCAGATTGCCTGGCAAGGGTTGAATGATATTCAGGGTGTTTCCTGTGTTAAGCCTATGGGCGCACTGTATGCTTTCGCTAAAATAGACACGCAACATTTCAATGTGAAAAATGATGAAAGAATGATGCTTGATCTGTTACGTGAAGAGAAAATACTGCTGGTACATGGCAGAGCTTTTAACTGGCCTCAGCCAGATCATTTCCGCTTGGTATTCTTACCGCATATGGATGAGCTGGAGCCTGCCATGGCCAGAATGCAGCGATTCTTCGCACATTATCGCCAGCAATAG
- a CDS encoding Hpt domain-containing protein, translating to MNVIIDEACLDTMQSLLGEQFSDTLVFCISEFERLEREVRESLPVDIEAATRNAHSLKSNAAQFGAMSLSDSAREVEMLLLQGDVNSAKEALGSLSQQVIGSTTKLQQWLMANA from the coding sequence ATGAATGTAATAATAGATGAAGCTTGCCTGGATACGATGCAGTCCCTGTTAGGTGAGCAATTTTCAGATACTTTAGTGTTTTGCATCAGCGAATTCGAGCGATTAGAGCGCGAAGTCAGAGAGTCATTACCTGTGGATATTGAAGCTGCCACGCGTAACGCGCATAGCTTAAAATCCAATGCAGCACAGTTTGGGGCAATGAGCTTGTCTGACAGTGCCCGAGAGGTAGAAATGCTGCTTTTGCAGGGCGATGTGAACTCGGCTAAAGAGGCGCTTGGGAGTTTGTCACAGCAAGTGATAGGCTCTACTACTAAGCTGCAACAGTGGTTGATGGCCAACGCATAA
- a CDS encoding tRNA-uridine aminocarboxypropyltransferase, whose translation MKRTLCNHCHFPEQTCVCTYLGKPLNNHCKILVLQHPSEVKVAKNTVRLLSLQLSNLEVITGETETDFAQVREQLQSVQCALLYPSESAMSLSAPSEEVNQPAIETLVVLDGTWKKVHKMLMLNPWLMSLPHVSFSDLPKNQYHIRKAEQAFSLSTLEATAHFLHLYEAISPEPLYRALAGMIEQQTRLMPADVKQRYLRDE comes from the coding sequence ATGAAACGAACACTTTGCAATCACTGCCACTTCCCAGAACAGACCTGCGTCTGCACGTATCTGGGCAAGCCTCTCAATAATCACTGTAAGATACTGGTGTTACAACACCCCAGTGAGGTCAAAGTCGCTAAGAATACGGTTCGCTTATTGTCATTGCAGCTTAGTAACCTTGAAGTCATTACAGGTGAAACTGAAACAGATTTTGCACAAGTGCGTGAACAACTTCAGTCAGTTCAATGTGCGCTGCTGTATCCCTCTGAAAGCGCTATGTCCCTCTCAGCTCCGTCCGAAGAAGTAAACCAGCCTGCCATAGAAACCTTGGTGGTTTTGGATGGAACCTGGAAAAAAGTCCATAAAATGCTGATGCTCAACCCCTGGCTGATGAGCCTTCCCCATGTTTCATTCTCAGACTTGCCAAAAAATCAGTACCATATTCGCAAAGCCGAGCAAGCGTTTAGCCTGTCAACACTTGAGGCGACAGCTCATTTCTTGCATCTGTATGAAGCAATTTCACCAGAACCCTTATATCGCGCTTTGGCTGGGATGATAGAACAACAAACCCGGCTCATGCCAGCTGATGTCAAGCAACGATATTTACGTGACGAATAA
- a CDS encoding CLCA_X family protein encodes MTNNRSNNRSMNTSRNRLKRRFYRHGPDYRFGDQASFEEIKATFGFKTITLGAWVDKQEQHIAANLLYDALADLTQILSIPPVTIGLRGTLNLAFGSGGQAGVQAHYDSNQRTLALAKNAGGGALAHEWWHAFDHYIAKHMFKGVHAHDFASALWLTQTPNLIHPLNQQLDTLFRLLLLDKSGLEPSNYFKNATLLDKARGVQYYARPQELTARAFEWVVASDAHIRNAFLVDDVLDSALERQGGFPDESIAAETRCATSSYFQMLGAALYRQM; translated from the coding sequence GTGACGAATAACCGGTCGAATAATCGCTCGATGAATACCTCACGTAACCGTTTGAAACGTCGGTTTTACCGCCATGGCCCAGATTATCGCTTCGGCGATCAAGCCAGTTTTGAGGAAATTAAGGCGACCTTTGGCTTTAAAACTATTACGTTAGGCGCCTGGGTCGATAAACAAGAACAACATATTGCCGCAAACCTTCTTTACGATGCGTTGGCCGACTTGACCCAAATACTGTCAATTCCTCCTGTCACCATCGGTCTGCGAGGTACTTTGAACCTCGCGTTTGGAAGCGGTGGGCAGGCTGGTGTTCAGGCGCATTATGATAGTAATCAGCGGACGCTAGCGCTGGCGAAAAATGCAGGCGGCGGTGCCCTGGCGCATGAATGGTGGCATGCGTTTGATCACTATATTGCCAAGCATATGTTCAAAGGAGTTCACGCGCATGACTTTGCATCAGCACTTTGGCTTACTCAGACGCCGAACCTGATACACCCCCTTAATCAGCAGCTCGATACCCTGTTTCGACTTCTGCTGCTGGATAAAAGCGGCTTAGAGCCCAGCAACTACTTCAAAAATGCCACGTTATTGGACAAGGCACGCGGAGTTCAGTACTACGCAAGACCGCAAGAGTTAACAGCGCGTGCTTTCGAATGGGTCGTCGCCAGCGATGCCCATATCCGCAATGCGTTTTTGGTAGACGACGTACTTGACTCTGCACTGGAACGTCAGGGTGGCTTTCCAGACGAAAGTATCGCGGCGGAAACACGCTGTGCCACTTCTAGTTACTTTCAGATGCTAGGTGCTGCGTTATATCGTCAAATGTAA
- a CDS encoding bifunctional diguanylate cyclase/phosphodiesterase: MWLSVIRVIAVLLTAIAVLILESVAQSNELSEGLPAQMSVKVYNDATNQLGLAEIRQMSGNMTSVEQAIRLQRGIATWVRVDIPANPNHEQVIYTQPVQGVLKFYLERSGKLIQYTLIAPTKELASSAQAVLPHVKVPRGIQPAQLYIQAQGAYPQWLSLVAVHEAEFVQLLSHKVFLFGVETGSIYFVAFFLTLMAVSQFRPGLLALAGYVLLVAIISGAESGVNVLFFPRPLSGAMATYSSQLFLLSLACVLCFFHYFAVEKRLNEQHRYYLWRLLWSLLLVVCISAPLHTGYQLLFQVMAGLVVTAYVSYLLCMQPAQYQYEARLLALAFAPALTLVVILMLGQLGVIELSQYFLLNHALLTGHVLLLAYYVYWHERQKKLLLLQYANHDKETGLPNRHMLQKALDGLQSTHQHHTLVMFRPKVLSVIRLNMGWDYAAMQLKSLLKKVQTQLDTYGRVTVAAEPNSRTEIYRLDDSLFAIVLRGKLELSQVEQYACLLASIFEEGISFKGELLVDQLEIGVASNPVHAHTTEALMQRALQAISTRPLGAQKWQLFDHNDSLSLERRIKVASSLKYAVAQNQFSLYFQPQVKLQQGEVFGAEVLLRWHHPELGVIPPDEFIPIAESSGMIPEITDWVVEQALFAQAQLCRVYPQHVLSLNVSGKDIGRKELAVQLITLISQLNLAPSQLMLEITESVTLANEVDLNEIIDGFKRLGVKMAIDDFGTGYSSLAYLSQLGVDEIKIDKSFVMNITSSATNQTICKATCDMAHNLGSQVVAEGVESVHCYQMLQAFGCDIGQGFYISRPLPFEEYSSWLTEFITFDDITQHLASESN, encoded by the coding sequence ATGTGGTTAAGCGTGATACGCGTAATTGCCGTCTTGCTGACTGCCATAGCTGTTCTGATTTTGGAGAGCGTAGCGCAATCCAATGAACTTTCAGAAGGCCTTCCGGCACAGATGTCAGTTAAAGTATACAATGATGCGACAAATCAACTAGGTCTGGCAGAGATCCGACAAATGAGCGGGAACATGACCTCAGTCGAACAAGCCATTCGGCTTCAGCGAGGTATAGCGACCTGGGTACGTGTTGATATACCTGCAAACCCAAACCATGAACAGGTCATCTATACCCAACCTGTTCAGGGGGTGCTTAAGTTTTACCTGGAGCGCTCAGGTAAGCTTATTCAATATACTTTAATTGCCCCAACAAAAGAGCTGGCATCGTCTGCCCAAGCAGTATTACCGCATGTCAAAGTACCCAGAGGCATTCAGCCCGCACAACTTTATATTCAGGCTCAGGGCGCATACCCACAATGGTTATCACTGGTGGCTGTACACGAAGCCGAGTTTGTTCAGTTGCTTAGTCATAAGGTTTTCTTGTTTGGTGTAGAAACGGGCAGTATCTACTTTGTTGCCTTTTTTCTGACGCTCATGGCAGTGTCTCAATTTCGACCCGGGTTATTGGCCCTGGCGGGGTACGTATTACTGGTCGCGATTATCAGCGGCGCAGAAAGCGGAGTGAATGTACTGTTTTTCCCCAGGCCGCTCAGCGGCGCTATGGCAACTTACAGTAGTCAGCTATTTTTGCTTTCTCTTGCCTGTGTGTTGTGCTTTTTCCATTATTTTGCGGTGGAGAAGCGATTAAATGAACAGCATAGATATTATCTGTGGCGGCTATTATGGAGTTTACTGCTGGTGGTCTGTATCAGTGCGCCATTGCATACAGGTTATCAGCTGCTTTTCCAGGTTATGGCCGGATTGGTTGTCACGGCTTATGTGTCTTACTTACTCTGTATGCAACCCGCTCAGTATCAATATGAAGCGCGCCTGTTGGCTCTCGCTTTTGCACCAGCTCTGACGCTGGTTGTGATATTGATGCTGGGACAACTGGGTGTGATTGAACTTTCTCAATATTTCTTGTTAAATCATGCTCTACTGACCGGACATGTATTGTTGTTGGCGTATTATGTTTATTGGCACGAGCGGCAAAAGAAATTGCTGTTGCTTCAGTATGCAAACCACGACAAAGAAACCGGGCTGCCCAATCGCCACATGCTACAAAAAGCACTCGACGGTCTGCAAAGCACACACCAGCACCACACACTAGTTATGTTTCGACCTAAAGTGCTGAGCGTGATCCGCTTAAACATGGGTTGGGACTATGCTGCTATGCAGTTGAAGTCTTTGTTAAAAAAAGTCCAAACTCAACTCGACACCTATGGCAGAGTAACAGTTGCCGCAGAGCCAAATAGTCGCACTGAGATTTATCGTTTGGATGATTCCCTGTTTGCCATAGTGTTGCGCGGTAAACTGGAATTAAGCCAGGTGGAGCAGTATGCCTGTCTGTTGGCATCAATTTTTGAAGAAGGAATTAGTTTTAAAGGGGAGTTGTTGGTTGACCAGTTAGAAATTGGGGTGGCCAGTAACCCTGTTCATGCACACACAACAGAGGCATTGATGCAACGCGCATTACAGGCGATATCGACACGACCTCTTGGGGCGCAAAAGTGGCAGTTATTTGATCATAACGATTCTTTGTCTCTGGAGCGAAGAATAAAAGTCGCCTCTTCTTTGAAATATGCAGTAGCACAGAACCAGTTTTCACTCTATTTTCAGCCTCAGGTTAAGTTGCAACAGGGAGAAGTGTTTGGCGCTGAGGTCTTGCTGCGTTGGCATCATCCTGAGTTAGGAGTCATTCCGCCAGATGAGTTTATTCCAATCGCTGAATCGTCTGGCATGATCCCCGAAATCACGGACTGGGTTGTTGAGCAGGCGCTATTTGCACAAGCGCAGCTGTGCCGTGTCTATCCGCAGCATGTTCTGTCACTGAATGTTTCCGGGAAAGACATAGGTAGAAAGGAGCTTGCAGTACAATTGATCACGCTGATCAGCCAGCTTAACCTTGCTCCTTCTCAGCTGATGCTCGAAATCACAGAGTCAGTGACCTTGGCGAATGAAGTTGACCTTAACGAAATCATCGATGGTTTCAAAAGGCTGGGAGTTAAAATGGCCATCGACGATTTTGGCACCGGGTATTCATCACTCGCATATTTAAGTCAGCTTGGGGTTGATGAAATCAAAATTGATAAGAGTTTTGTGATGAATATTACCAGCTCGGCAACCAACCAGACGATTTGTAAGGCTACCTGTGATATGGCACATAATCTGGGCTCTCAAGTTGTTGCAGAGGGTGTTGAAAGCGTGCATTGCTATCAAATGTTGCAAGCTTTTGGCTGTGATATAGGTCAGGGGTTTTACATTTCTCGACCACTTCCGTTTGAAGAGTACAGCAGCTGGTTAACTGAATTTATTACATTTGACGATATAACGCAGCACCTAGCATCTGAAAGTAACTAG
- the dcd gene encoding dCTP deaminase has protein sequence MRLSDRDIKEAIKNQHIQIEPAPADEMISGVTVDLRLGNKFRVFQDHAAPYVDLSGPKEQINAAMESIMSDEIVLEDGQAFFLHPGELALAMTYESVTLPADLVGWLDGRSSLARLGLMVHVTAHRIDPGWSGNIVLEFYNSGKLPLALRPKMKIGALSFETLSSPAEAPYNMRKDAKYKGQNSAIASRISDDNR, from the coding sequence ATGAGACTCTCTGACAGAGATATAAAAGAAGCTATCAAAAACCAACACATTCAAATCGAGCCGGCGCCGGCTGATGAGATGATCTCAGGGGTGACCGTTGATTTACGTCTGGGGAATAAATTTCGTGTGTTTCAGGATCATGCTGCACCCTATGTTGATCTGAGCGGACCTAAAGAGCAGATCAACGCAGCGATGGAATCCATTATGAGTGATGAAATTGTACTCGAAGATGGTCAGGCTTTTTTCCTGCACCCAGGAGAACTGGCTTTGGCTATGACTTATGAATCTGTGACCTTACCTGCTGATCTAGTTGGCTGGCTTGATGGTCGCTCATCTTTAGCTAGACTGGGTTTGATGGTGCACGTAACTGCACATCGTATCGATCCGGGCTGGTCAGGAAACATTGTTCTGGAGTTTTATAACTCTGGTAAATTGCCCCTGGCATTGCGACCTAAGATGAAGATTGGCGCACTGAGTTTTGAAACCCTGAGTAGTCCCGCAGAGGCACCTTACAACATGCGTAAAGATGCCAAATACAAAGGTCAAAATAGCGCGATAGCCAGTCGAATAAGTGACGATAATCGTTGA
- a CDS encoding Mrp/NBP35 family ATP-binding protein, translating into MFGIEKLFTRKDPIKEQIKTHLQHYRSAIFPMGIDMQWIADISPDKAEKVSWKVTLTLPFAASGQGAVLSTHLSESLNADVRVTCQSEIAGVAQFKQIKHIVLVASGKGGVGKSTTAVNLAAGLASQGAQVGILDADIYGPSVPSLLGLSGQQPEALDENTLKPFEKDGIKAMSIGFLVAEDDATVWRGPMASQALTQLLNETAWGELDYLVVDMPPGTGDIQLTMTQKVPASGAIVVTTPQDLALADAQKGIAMFNKVNLPIIGLIENMSYFSCQHCDGKNAIFGSEGGAKLAARHGVPLLAEIPLDTGIRENSELGANITAQSLPIKDHYIYCAQLVSSMLYLQSQSTQGVEILITDD; encoded by the coding sequence ATGTTTGGTATTGAAAAACTATTTACCAGGAAGGACCCCATAAAAGAACAGATTAAAACTCATCTGCAACACTACCGCAGCGCGATTTTTCCTATGGGCATTGATATGCAGTGGATTGCGGATATTTCACCCGATAAAGCAGAGAAAGTGTCCTGGAAAGTTACACTTACATTGCCTTTTGCCGCGTCAGGGCAAGGAGCTGTGCTCTCTACTCACCTGAGTGAGTCTTTGAATGCGGATGTCCGCGTGACATGCCAAAGTGAAATCGCCGGTGTGGCTCAGTTCAAACAAATTAAACACATTGTTTTAGTCGCATCAGGAAAAGGCGGGGTGGGTAAATCGACCACGGCGGTAAATTTGGCTGCCGGACTTGCCTCTCAGGGGGCTCAGGTGGGTATTCTGGATGCCGATATTTATGGTCCCTCTGTCCCTTCTTTATTGGGGCTGAGCGGGCAACAGCCCGAGGCACTGGATGAAAATACGCTAAAACCTTTTGAGAAAGACGGCATAAAAGCCATGTCCATTGGCTTTTTAGTGGCTGAAGACGACGCGACGGTCTGGCGTGGTCCAATGGCATCACAGGCATTAACTCAATTGTTAAATGAAACGGCCTGGGGAGAGTTGGATTATCTGGTTGTCGATATGCCACCTGGCACGGGTGATATCCAACTGACGATGACCCAAAAAGTCCCCGCCAGTGGCGCAATTGTTGTGACAACGCCTCAGGACCTGGCACTGGCTGATGCGCAAAAGGGCATTGCAATGTTCAATAAAGTCAACCTGCCCATTATTGGCCTGATAGAAAACATGAGTTATTTTTCATGCCAGCATTGCGATGGCAAAAACGCCATTTTTGGTAGTGAAGGGGGCGCTAAACTGGCTGCACGTCATGGTGTTCCGCTGCTTGCTGAAATACCATTGGATACCGGGATCCGAGAGAACTCAGAGCTGGGCGCCAATATCACGGCTCAATCACTACCGATTAAAGACCATTATATTTATTGTGCGCAGCTGGTAAGCAGCATGTTGTATTTACAATCACAATCGACTCAAGGGGTCGAAATTCTAATAACGGATGACTAA